A window of Leptospira bourretii genomic DNA:
AAACCTTCGGCACTGTAACATACGCTTTGGAAGTTTTAACAACGTCCATATTTGGAATTCATTTGAATTCCAGGTGATGTATATAAGCGGTATAAATTGTGGAAGACCGCTTTGGGATTTAGGGACACCTCCCCTACCCAAGCCTCTATTAACATTCGATTTCGATTTTTGTCAAGTATTAATGTGACATAATCCCAAACCGAATTTGGAAACAAAAAAGAAGATCCGTTGGAATAGGGTAGGGGAAAAAGAAAGGAGAGAAGTCTCTCTGAACTGCTTCCACACAATCCAGAGAGTTTACATCACCCGGTTAAAGGGGTTACAAACAATCTAACAAGATCACAAAAATAGTACAAGGATTTTTCTATTTCAAAACTCAAAAAAAAACTCCAGCTACTCGGGCGCATCGAATCCCTTCAATTCCAAACAGAAAAGAAAAACGACCAGGCTCTTCGCTCCAATCTTTCGTTTCACGAAAGGATTTCCGCTGCGATCCTTTGCGCATGACACCGAAGATAAAATTCAAAACACCAACACATATGGGAAAAGTACGCCGGCGTACTTTTCAAAAATAATTCATTTTTTTGATTTTTCATTGCACAAAGAAGAAGCTTTCACAATCTAATTTTGCAATGAAGATCATCACAGTTGCCAACATCAAAGGCGGAACTTCAAAATCCACCACAGCCATTCATCTTGCCTTAGCTCTTTCCAAAAGAGGGAAAACTTTAGCAATCGACATGGACCCACAAGCCGACTTATCCGACTTCTTTTTTCCTGAAGAACCTGTTGAGTTTTTCGATTCAGGAAACACTCTTTCTGTTTTAAATGCAGAAACAACTTTAAGTGAATCTGTGAAACCTTCCAACGATATAGATGTGTTGCCATCCATCATCGAACTTTCGGATTTAAGTTATTTAGCCTCAAAAGACTTTTCCATGATCCCTCGCCTCAAAAACATCCTACTCAAAGCAAAATATGATTACGTAGTAATTGACACCCCTGGATCCGGTTCCTCAGAAAACATCGCATCTTACCTCCCAGCCTCTGTCATCTTGGTTCCTGTCACTCCATCCAAATGGGCAGTTCGAACTGTGGCCCAAGTCCTAAAAAAAGTAGATGAAGCGGAAAGATTTGATGAACAATCAAAGAAAAAATCCGTCATGATCCTCCCCTCTCAATGGGGAACTTCTCAAAAACAAATGGATCTACTTGAAAAGCTCAACACAATCAAAACATTAAAAATTTTAGAACCCATCCCAAAAAACGACAGTATTCGGGACCGAACTGAAACTGGGAAACCTCTACAGGAAGGAAGCGCTCCTTGGAAAGCTTTCGAAACTTTAGCGGAGAAATTAAAGTAAGGTACGCCGGCGTACCTGGGAATTTTTATGAAAAACAAAGCAAACTATAACCCGGCAGACATACTTTCTAGAGCCACCCAAAGAACCTCTTCTTTAAATCCATTCCTAAAAGAAGAGAACACAGAAAATCATAACGCAAGTGATATCCCTATCGATCAGATCATAACAGAAAACAACCCCAGAAAAACATTTAACGATTCCACTATCAGGGAACTAGCAGAATCAATTTCTCAATATGGCCTTTTACAACCAATCGTGGTTAGAAAAAAAGCAGGGAAATATGAACTCATCAACGGAGAAAGAAGATTCCGAGCCCACAAACTTCTCAAAAGGAAAACCATTTTAGCGATTGTTAAAAACGTAGAACAAATCGACATCTCCAAGTTGCCTGAAATCAAATTGGTAGAGAACTTACAACGAGAAGATTTGCCAGAATCCGATCTTGCCCTATCTTTACAGGAATTAAAAAATAGGCATAAAGAAACCAACGAACAATTGGCAAAACGTATCAACAAATCAGCACAATGGGTAAAAACAAAAATTGCTCATGCAGAAATCTTAAAAGAAACAGCGCCAAATTCTTCTGTAGATAAAAGCCATCCGATCTTCCAAATACCCACAAGTTTGTTTACAGAAATTGCACCACTTGACGTTCCAAATCGGAAAAGAGCGATCGACTACCTGATCAAAGGGCTAGAAAAAAAAGGTGATTTCCCATCCAGAAACGATTTAAGAGAGTTTGTTCGCCCCCTAAAACCAAACAAACCCAAACCAACAAAAACGAAACTAGGAAACCTGGAACTAAAGGATCTAAAAAACAAATTGTCCAAAATAAAAGAAAAAATCTCTCAACTTCAAAATGAAAAAACCATTTTAGAGGAAACCATTAGGAAATATAAAAAATAAATCGCAAGAGGCCTGGCACATTCGCTAAAACCTTCTCTATTTTTTTTGTAATGTGAAGAGAAAAAAACTTGTACTTCTTTTCGAAACAATCTACATTGTATTTAGATCCTTAACCGGGTTGAACAATAAAGCCCTGGGAAGTGTGGTAGCGACCCGGGGCCATTTCCCCCACCTTTTCAAACTTTCATCCACTCTCCCCTAATGAGACAGTCACCGAATTATGTCACATTTTTCTCTTGACGAAATTTTTAAATTTGTACATATAGGGAACGTTCGGGTCACACAACCGGACACGGCTCTACCACAATGCCGTTATTGTTCAAACCGGAATTTCTAAAAAAAGTTCCGAAAGGACGTTCGTAAGAACTTCCAAATTTCTCTTCTCTTGTTGGACCGAAGGTTTGTTTTTTAAAAAAATCAAATTCATTCACGAGAGCAGAGGAGGTATACCCAAAAGGTATATTGGCAAAAGACAACCAAACGCTCGTAGCCGGAGATGTGTTCGTTTGGGCAAAGGAACCTAAAATGAAAACAAATCGAACAGGAATTTGGATTCCCGTTTGGATTGAGAACTTAAACTTATCTCATAGCCAAACAAAATTATATGCTGAGATTGTCTCTTTACATGACAAAGGTGGGTGTTTTGCATCCAATCGTTATTTCGGGGAAGTTCTTGGTCTCAAAATGGACACAGTTTCTAGACTGATTACTTCTTTAAAGAAACTAGGCCTTCTCGAACAAACAGGATTTGACGGAAGACGACGTTTCCTAAAACCTCTCTTCGCAAAACAAAACCAAACGGGTCTAGAAACAAAAGAACCTTTGGAGAAAAATCCAATGCTAACAAAACAAGAGGAAGACCGACCCGTAAAAAAACACCAAGTCCGGTCCTTAAAAAAATCCAATGCAGAATGGGAAAAAACTGTGACCCCCTTAGTAAGTACATTAAAGGTACAAAAAGAAGTACAAAAGAAAAGTTCTTGGGAAGAATTTAAAATTTGGAGCGAAAGATCTTTGTCAAAGTCCACCTATTTCCAAATTGCAAGTATTTCATCTCCTGATTTTTTACAAGGGGCATCTCGTTTGATTTGGAAGAATTGGATGGAAAAACAAAAATCCTTACAACACTTTCAAATACAATATGGCCCTTCTTTTTAGATTTTACTTTTAAGGAAATACAAATGGAAGTTTATCAACACATCAAAACAGGGAATTTTTATCTTAAGTTAGATGAAGCAAAAAATTGTACAAACGCTAACGACGGACAACAGATGGTTTTCTACTGCGAATATGGCAAGGAAAATCCAATGAAATTTGTGAGAGATAAAAAAGAATTTTTAGAGAAGTTTAAAGTGATAGATCTTTCATAAAAACCTAAATCCTAAATTGAAAATCGTAAGATGTCTTCTGCCATTTCCATTTTTGTTTTTTTGAGGTTTTTACTTTCTGTTTCGGGGAAGTCAGTTTCGATACATAAATTGCTATATCCATGTACAAGGGACCAAGCCATAAGAGCAAAACTTCTGTGGTTTTCTTTTCTACGTTTCTCTTTCAGATAAAATCGACAACCTCTGACAAGGATCGCATACGATTTTAATTTAGATTGTTTCAGAATTTTAGATTCACTCGTTCTTTTAGTTTGAAACATAAGCCGATAGTAATTTGGATTTTTTACCGCAAATTGAATGTAAACCAATCCCAATTTTACAAAATAGTCATCAGGATTCCCTGAAACTTGGGGGACCTTTTTTTGTAAGGAACCAAGTCGATCAAATCCAATCGAAGACAAAATCTCTAAAACTTCTTCTTTGTCTTGGAAATGCCTATAAACAGCGGCATGAGAAACTCCAGAAAGAGTGGCTACTTCCCGGAGAGAAAAGTCGGAAGCACCTCTTTTTTGTAACAATTTATGGCAAGATTTTATGATCGAATTTTTTAAATCCCCGTGATGATAAGAAGTTCGGCGCACAGTCCGATTTTGAAAAATAAGTTACCAGTGGCAACATTTTTATTGAAATAAATCCATTAGATGTTACTAATGGTAACATATGGAGGTTGTTTTATGCAAACACTTACAACCGAAGAAACCCAAAAAATTTTAGAAGACATGACTATTAATTTTAATCACGGCGGAAGAAAAATTACAGTCCCACCGCCGATATTTCTCGCTATGAAAGCGGAAATCCTTTCCTATACCAAGGGAAAAAGTATAACAGTTGCCTTTCCTGTTTCTCTCGACCAGACCAATCCAATGGGAATGATGCAGGGTGGAGTCATCGCAGCAGCTTTTGACAATGCATTTGGACCCTTGAGTTATTTAGTGGCAAAACGTCCGACAACAACAATTGATATGAATATTCAATACATTCGCGGAGTTGCAGTGGACCAACGTGTCATTGTAAAAGCATCAGTTGAAGCAAAAGGATTTTCAACCATTCATATGGTAGGAGAGATGCGCACAGAAAAAGACAAACTTTTAGCAACGGCAACAACCAATCTTTTGATTCTAAAAATTCCGGGAGGAGGGGAATAATAAATTCTATTTGTAGTCGTATCTTTCTAAAACCATTTCAATGATCGTTGGTGTGCAAGTGGTTGTATCATTGAAATGTTGGCTCATGATGACGCCATGAAGGAAGGTTTTGATTAGGATCATTTCTTTATCCGGTTCTTTGACTCCATAGGACCGGAAACGTTCTCGCATCGCCTCTTTGAATGGGGCAAAACGTCTTTCCACATTTTCCAACATTTTTTTCGAAAGTGAGACGGATCCAGGTTGGAAAAGACAAACAGAAATCAAAACCATGGTTTTTCTTTCTTCTTTTGCAAATTGGATCGAGCGATTAAAAAATTCCCTGACATATTCTTTTGCGGAAAGATTTGGCGGGATATTGCTGTAAAATTTTTCCTGTTTTGCGAGGTGGGAATCGATGATATGTTCAAAAATTTGGTTTTTGCTCTTAAAATAGTTATAAGCAAGACCCTTGGAAATTTTTGCATGGTTTGCGATCATTTCCATGGTGGTTTGAGAGAACCCATGTTTTGCGAACAAAACAATTGCCGAGGCAAGAATCCTTTCTATGGACTTCTCCCTGGCTTGCTGCTTTTTGTTCTCCGATTTTTGAGATGTCTTAATGGGCACTGACTTCACCGTTCTGGTTCTTTCGAATTTCGCAAACACTTTTTAATCCCAATTCGAAGAGAAAGAGGGGTTAGAATTCACTTGGAAGACTCGGGGCCATCCAGTTTTTGGTCTGTATGAGTTCATTTGCATCCGTAACAGTACTAAAACCAGCCAATATCTATTTCAATGGAAACGTTACCAGCCGCACGGTCCTATTTCCTAATGGGGAAAAGAAAACCTTGGGAATCATGATGCCTGGTGATTATGAATTTGGAACCGACCAAAAAGAAATTATGGAAATCCAATCCGGAAAACTTTCCGTTTTATTACCAGGATCCGAAACATGGCTACAAATTGACGGTCAATCCGTGTTTGAAGTCCCTGCTGGATCCAAGTTTAAATTGAAAATTGAAACTGTAACAGACTATTGTTGCTCTTACGTTTGATCTACAATTTCCGCAGTTGGGGCATTGTTTTTAACAGAATTAATGCCACTTTCGCAAGCTTGTTTTGAAGAATAACCTTCGCTAGATGCGATGATTTCTCCATTGGCAGCTTTCAGGCGGAAACGGAATTCTCCTGCTTTGTCTTTGTAAATTTCAAATTTTGCTGACATATACCTTTCTCCTTGATTTGCCAAAACTATCGATTGTTTGGAGATTTTGGCAATACGTTTTCTTTCTGGACTTGATTTTGAATTCCAGCAAGTGCCGTCCTTTCAAACACTGACCTTAGAACCGTTACAGTCCCATGATCCCCGTTCGCAGAATTAATTTATTTCTATTCCTACTGGTTTTTATTTCTTGCGGTAACAAGTTCCCGGAACGCCCTCCTATCCAATTTACATTCGAATCCAAAACACCAGAACAGATCTTGATGGGGGAGGTTCTTTGGTCCAAGGTCCACGAAATGAAGTATCATTTTGGGTATTGGAAACCATCCGTCTGGGTAAAATTTGATCTGGTGAACCCGGAAGAATCCACAAAGGACTACATCCTCGAATTAGAATCTCCTTGGGTTGATTCTGTTTTATTGGTTTGGAAAGAAAATGGAAAAGTGATTGAGAAACGATTTGATGGTTCTGCTGCTTTTTCTTCAAGAGAATTGCAACACAGAAATCCAACTTACCAATTGACCTTGGAACCTTTGGAAACAAGAACCATTTATGCTCATATTAAAAACTCAGGGATACTCAATGCCCCATTTCGCATTTGGAAGATAAATTCTTTTTTTGATAGGATTGAAAGGGATTACGTTGCAAATGGAATTTATTTTGGGATTATATTTGCACTTCTATTATATAATCTATTAATTTATGTTAGCGTAAGAGAAAGAGCCTATGTTTATTACTGTTTGTATCTGACAACTTTAGGGATTAATTATTCCTTACTAGGCGGGTTTTTTAAACAGTTATTGGTGCCTGACTTAGGTATGTCCATCAAACCTTATCTTTATGTATCTGTGAATGCTTCTTTGACCTTTGTTGGTTTGTTTTCACTCTCCTTTCTGAACCTAAAAAAGGTCAATCCTTGGTTGGACCGGGTCATACGTTTGAGTGTGCTAGCCTTCGGATTTATGTCTGTCCTTGCTTTTTTTCTCCCGCATAATTGGATGGAAGTTTCTTTTATATATACTTTTCCTTATATGTTTTTACTACTTATGTCTGCGGGAGCTTATTCCTACAAAAAAGGAGTAAAGTCATCTTTGTTTTTTCTTTTGGCATGGTTTACTTTGTTCGTCGGAGTCATTGTCGATTCTTTAACGAAGGCTTCGCTGATTCCATTTTCTACCTTTGGAAGGTATGGGGTTCAAATTGGGACTGCTTTTGAAGTGATCTTATTCTCTTTGGCTTTGGGTCGTCGCTTGCGTTTTTTATTAGAAGAAAACCTTTTGGCAAAAAATGAGCTAACAACGATTAAAAAAGATTTAGAAACCGCAAGAAAAATTCAAATGCGGATTCTTCCTGACCAATTGCCAGAGAATAAAAATCTTTCCGTGGTTGTTTCATATTATCCTCTTTATGATGTGGGTGGAGATTTTTATGATTTTTTTGAATTCAATGATGGATTGGGTTTAGTCATTGCAGATGTGACTGGTCATGGTGTAAGTGCAGCATTAGATTCTTCTACTGTCAAAATCGCATTTCGAAATGCAAAGGAATATAACAAGTCTCCCAAAGAATTAATCGGAGCAATGAATCGGTTTTTATGTACAAGTCTTCATGCTCGTTTTGTCAGTGCTGCCTATCTCTATATCGATTATGAAAAAAAGAAATTGAGTTTTAGTTCTGCGGGGAACCCTCCTTTTGTGATCATTCGAAATGGAGAAATAGAATCATTCGAATGTCCAGGTCTTTTGCTCGGCGTTCGTCCAAATTATCAATATGAGGAACGAGAAATTAGATTGCAGGAGGGAGATCGAATTTTGGTTTTTACGGACGGATTGTACGAAAATTTAAAGCCCGATGAAGAACCTGAGGCTATTTTGTTTCCTGAAATCATACCAATTGTAGGCAATTCACAAGAGTTGTTCCATCAAAATCTTTTAAATCGACTTTCTCGGATGAGGCAGGTTTCCAGAGACGACATCACCCTCATTTCTCTCGATATCACTTGAAAACAAAGTGATTATCAAAATGTGCGTTGCTACCTTTTTAAATAATTCTTGCATAAATTGTTATTTTTTGTGCAATTACCTGCTAACGAATGTCTACAACCGATTTCTATTTCAATACATTAAAGAATAATCGTTTTTATTTTTGGGTTTTATTATTCTGTTTTTTGCCTTTGGTTCTTGTTGGTACTTTTCCTGAATACTTTTATCGAGAGTTCGAAATTGGATTTTTTTTAGTATTTCATAATGTTACGGAAATATTTAGCGTTATCGTTTCATTTTCCGTTTTCGGCTTAGGTTATTATTCCTATTCTCAAAGTCGGAATGCTCATACTTTATTTCTCGGAGTTGGGTTTCTAACGGTGGGTCTTATTGATTTTATGCATACCTTAGGTTACAAAGGGATGCCTGATTTTGTGACTCCAAATTCGGGAAACAAATCATCTCAGTTTTGGATTTTTTCTCGGATGGTTACTGCAATTGTATTGCTTTGTGCCATATATATTCAACCGAATACGAAGTATAAACTAATAAAAGAAAGGGTTCTCGTATTATTTGCCTTTCTGATTGTTGGGGTTATCTTTCTATTAGTTATTTTTTTTAATGAATGGATTCCTGATACTTATGTACAAGGGAAGGGTTTAACCCCATTTAAAAAGAATGCAGAGTTTGTGATCATTGGAATTTTATTTCTATCTCTTCTGCTTTATCGTAGGGCAAGTTTCTATACCTCCAGGAGACAACTACAGTATTATCTATCTGCGTTTATTGTTTGTATTTTTAGTGAAATGGTCTTTGTTTTTTATACAAGTGTATATGACGTTTATAATGTTGTTGGCCATCTCTATAAAATTGTTGCCTTTTATCTAATATACAAAGCTGTTTTTATTGCAGCAATCAACGATCCTTATGAGAAATTAATAGAAGCGAACCAACTCTTGTCTGAGGAAATCGAAGAAAATAAAACATATTCGGAGATGATTAAAAAATCTTTGCGAGAAAAGGAAAACTTAATCGCGGAAATTTTTCACAGAACGAAAAATTCCATTCAGCTGGTACGTTCGATTTTAATGATCCAAGCTTCTGATTTCCCAGATGATAAGAATATCCAATCTATAGTGGAAGATACTTCTATAAAAATCCAAACCATGTCCTTGGTTCATGACCACTTGTATGCCAATCAGGATTTAAGTGAGATCAAAGTGTCTGCATATTTAGAGTCATTGGCTGAGATGGTCAAACAAGCCTATCCCCCCGTCGGAACAGATGTTAAAATTAATTTTCAGGTTGGAGAAGGGGCTTTGCTTTTGGACACGGCTGTTCCACTTGGACTAATTTTTACAGAGATATTATCCAATAGTTTTAAATATGCGTTCCGAAATCAAAAGTTAGGTGAAGTTTTGATCCGTTTTTCTTTTGAAGGAAGTGTTTGCCATTTCGAATATAGAGACAATGGTGTTGGATTACCAGATGGATTTAATTTAGAAAAACAAAAGAAATTGGGTTTGAGTTTGGCAAAGATTATTGCAGAGAAACAAATGGGGGGAACCTTGAGTATCGATGGTACCCAAGGTTTTCAATTGAAACTTACCTTCCCAAGTGATTTATACAAGAGAAGGGTCTAACTCATCGGTAGTATGATTTAGATATTCTCGAGTGAGTTGAAACCAGGATTCTGATTGTGGAATACCAGGTTTTCTTTTTCCAAACATTTGTAGAATCAAGTTGCCTTCGTTGTCAAAAACTTCCACTGAAGTGACAAGTCCATCTTTGGTAGGTTTGTCAACAATCCAAACTGATTCTATGAGATCCGTTCTTAAGTGTAGGTTAAATTCAGGATCAAGAACATTGAACCAAGGCCCCATGGGCTCTAGTTTTTGAATTTTGCCAGTATGGATTTGAATCATTCCTGGATTTCCAACAAAAATCATAATGTCCATTTCCTGTTTGCTTGTTTTTTCCATTAGGTTTAGGAAATCATTTGTTAGGATTTGAAAAGCGAATTTCCCATTTGCTGCTTTTAGCGAAAATTCTCTTGAGTAGTTGAATCTGCGGATCAAAGAAAAAAAATCATGTGTGTCTTCAAGTTGGCTCCAAGCTTTCAGAAACTCGGGAATGTCTTTTGGATCGTTTGTTTCTAGTTTGATGATTGTTTCGGTAGATGGTTTGGTAAAGGTTTGTGTTTCATCTACGAACTGGCTCATTATGAGTTTCCATCCATCGAGTTCTGATTTTTCTGTTTGATAGATTTTATGAACAGCTTCCCCTTTCGAGTCAAAAAACTGGAAACTACGCATTAGATTGTTTTCTCTTGGTTCTTCTACATAAAACCCATACTTCCAATCTTTTAAGAAAATTCTTAAATCGATATCTTCTCCTACTGCGAGAGCTGTTTGTCCATTGACGGAAACATTTTTGTAGATTCCTTTTCTTTCATGTACGCAAGATTCGTTTCTAGTCAGAGCCATCACATAGCCTAGATTCGGTGTATTCAGCAAAAAATTTGCCCAATCCGGTCTCATTAGTTTGACTGATGGACCAAGCTTTGTAGCAAGAAGTTCCGCTTCGCTTACTTTTAAATGTTTGGCGGCATCTCGAATTCTAAGTTTGGGCATTTCTTTGGTAAGATTTTCCCATTGTTGCTTTAAATTTTCATTCATATTGTTTCTCCTATGATTTCTGGAATGATAAAATTTCCTTCTGGTGATGTTAAGATCCGTGCTTTCATGCCAAATGCTGATTCTAAATTTTCTAAAGTAAGAACCTCTTTTGGTTTCCCTGACTTTATGATTCTTCCTTTGTGAAGTAAGGTGATGGTATCTGCATAAAGAGCTGCTAAATTCAAATCATGTAGAATCATGAAGATCGCATAACCTTGATTTGCCATGTGGCGACAGACATTTAAAGTTTTATATTGGTTTGGAATGTCTAAAGCGGAAACAGGTTCATCAAGAAAGATATACCGAGGCGGTGTTTCCCAGACTTGTGCTAAGATTCTACCAAAGTTGATTTTTTGTCGTTCTCCACCAGACAGAGTAGAGTAGTTTTGTTCTTTTTTGTCTAAAGAATTTGTGATCTTTAAACAAGTTTGAACAATTTCTTTGTCTCTTTTTGTGTTTTTTTCATGAGGGTGTCGTCCAAGTTCGATGACTTCTTCAGAGGTAATTGGGAAAGTAATTGTCGTTTCTTGGGTAAGGACTGCTCTTTTTTTTGCCAGTTCATTTTTGGGATAATTTTTTAAATCGATTCCATCCAGATAAACATTTCCTTTTTTGAGGGCCAGGTCACCACATAACGCATGGAAGAGGGTGGATTTGCCAGCTCCATTTCTTCCAATTAGAACGTGTAGTTCTCCCGGTTTGATTTCTAATTCAATTTTAGAGAGAATTTGTTTGGAACCAATCTGATAGTCTAAGTCAATTGCTTCAATTGTCATACATGGGGCATCCTTTTGCGAATCAAACTAAGAAAAAATGGAGATCCGAGGAGGGCGGTCGCAATCCCGACAGGAATTTCGGAAGGGGCGATGATGACTCTACAGATCCCATCTGCAAAACATAACAATCCTCCACCTAATAAATAAGAGGTGACAAGTAAGTATCGATAATCCTGGCCTATTGCGAGTCGGACTATATGGGGAACAGCGAGGCCAACAAACCCGATGTTTCCTACTAGTGAAATGCAGGCTCCTGTGCTCACCCCTACAAAAAGAATTGCGATGGTTTTTAGTAGTTCAGTAGATACTCCAAGGTGACTTGCTTCCCTTTCACCTAATATGAAGACGTTTAACTGGTTTGCTATGAATGGACTGACAAAGATTGGGAAAATTAAGAAAAAGGAAAATGATTTTAAGTTGGACCAAGAGCCTCCACCAAGACTTCCCATATTCCAAAGTGATAGGTTCCTTAGTTGAGATTCATTTGCGATGTAACTTAAAATTCCGATGGCAGAATAACAAATTGCATTTACTGCGATACCTGAAAGAAGTAATGAAAAAATATCGGTTCTTCCTTTTGACTTTGCAAAAAAGAAAATTAAAAAAGAAGAAAGAATCCCTCCGATAAAAGAAAATAAAACCACACTCCATATAGAATGTAAAAAAGGAATAGATGCTCCAAGGACAATTGCGATCGCTGCGAACAAAGAACATCCGGCTGTGATCCCAATGAGACCAGGGTCAATGATTGGGTTTCGAAAGAGCCCCTGCGCTAAAGAACCAGACCAAGCCAAGGACCCTCCGACCATCAGACCAAGAAGAATCCGTGGAATTCTTAGTTCAAAAAAAACTCGTGCTTCTAAACTTTCTTTTTGAAATAGATTCTCCCAGCTGATACTCATTGCTCCTAGTAATGACGATGAAATCGCTGAAAGAATTGTAAAAATCGCACACCCAATGGTGAAGATAAGTTTTTTCTTCATTCCATTTGTTTCCATTTCTCATTTAATGTTTTTAATGCCAAAGGTAACCTTGGTCCAAAACCTAATAAAAGGAGATCATCTACAACGATTAGATTCTTTTCTTTTCCTGCTCTTGTAAATTCCATTCCGTTAATTTCCCAAATTGCTTTTTCCCCACCAAAACCTTGTGCCGATTTTTCTGGCATAAGAATGATGTCTGGATTTGCTTTTGCAAGAGCTTCACTTGTGAGAGGTTTGTATTCAGAAAATTCATGGATAACATTTGTCGCACCAGAGAGCTGAATCATCGAATGCGCAGCAGTTCCTGTTCCTGAAATAAAAATAGAACTCGGATTTCTTGAATAAATAAAGAGAACCTTTGCTTTTGTTTTATTAATTTTTAATTTCTGAATTTGGCCTTTAATGTTTTTGGCTAAAACGTCTGCTTCTTTTTCTTTTCCGAAAAGTTTTCCGATTTCTAACACACGTTTGGCTGGAGTTTCCAAAGTAAATTCATCAGGGAAAAGGTGAAGAGGGAGACCTGCATCTTTTAGATTTTGAATTGTTGTGGGAGGGCCTGCTGATTCCAAACCAATGATTTGAGTTGGTTTTAAGTTTAAAATTCCTTCTGTAGTTAATGTCCGTTGGTATCCGACACTGGGAAGGGAAGTGGCTTGTTTGGGAAAGTAGGAGGTAGTGTCGACGGCTACTAACTGACTTTCTAATTTCAGTGCGTAAATAATTTCAGTCACTGTCCCGTTGACA
This region includes:
- a CDS encoding hemin-degrading factor, whose amino-acid sequence is MNENLKQQWENLTKEMPKLRIRDAAKHLKVSEAELLATKLGPSVKLMRPDWANFLLNTPNLGYVMALTRNESCVHERKGIYKNVSVNGQTALAVGEDIDLRIFLKDWKYGFYVEEPRENNLMRSFQFFDSKGEAVHKIYQTEKSELDGWKLIMSQFVDETQTFTKPSTETIIKLETNDPKDIPEFLKAWSQLEDTHDFFSLIRRFNYSREFSLKAANGKFAFQILTNDFLNLMEKTSKQEMDIMIFVGNPGMIQIHTGKIQKLEPMGPWFNVLDPEFNLHLRTDLIESVWIVDKPTKDGLVTSVEVFDNEGNLILQMFGKRKPGIPQSESWFQLTREYLNHTTDELDPSLV
- a CDS encoding heme ABC transporter ATP-binding protein — protein: MTIEAIDLDYQIGSKQILSKIELEIKPGELHVLIGRNGAGKSTLFHALCGDLALKKGNVYLDGIDLKNYPKNELAKKRAVLTQETTITFPITSEEVIELGRHPHEKNTKRDKEIVQTCLKITNSLDKKEQNYSTLSGGERQKINFGRILAQVWETPPRYIFLDEPVSALDIPNQYKTLNVCRHMANQGYAIFMILHDLNLAALYADTITLLHKGRIIKSGKPKEVLTLENLESAFGMKARILTSPEGNFIIPEIIGETI
- a CDS encoding heme/hemin ABC transporter substrate-binding protein — encoded protein: MNQFQTTIAKGILVLSLSLFTFPLFAETNHRIISVNGTVTEIIYALKLESQLVAVDTTSYFPKQATSLPSVGYQRTLTTEGILNLKPTQIIGLESAGPPTTIQNLKDAGLPLHLFPDEFTLETPAKRVLEIGKLFGKEKEADVLAKNIKGQIQKLKINKTKAKVLFIYSRNPSSIFISGTGTAAHSMIQLSGATNVIHEFSEYKPLTSEALAKANPDIILMPEKSAQGFGGEKAIWEINGMEFTRAGKEKNLIVVDDLLLLGFGPRLPLALKTLNEKWKQME
- a CDS encoding FecCD family ABC transporter permease, with translation MKKKLIFTIGCAIFTILSAISSSLLGAMSISWENLFQKESLEARVFFELRIPRILLGLMVGGSLAWSGSLAQGLFRNPIIDPGLIGITAGCSLFAAIAIVLGASIPFLHSIWSVVLFSFIGGILSSFLIFFFAKSKGRTDIFSLLLSGIAVNAICYSAIGILSYIANESQLRNLSLWNMGSLGGGSWSNLKSFSFFLIFPIFVSPFIANQLNVFILGEREASHLGVSTELLKTIAILFVGVSTGACISLVGNIGFVGLAVPHIVRLAIGQDYRYLLVTSYLLGGGLLCFADGICRVIIAPSEIPVGIATALLGSPFFLSLIRKRMPHV
- a CDS encoding MASE3 domain-containing protein, producing the protein MSTTDFYFNTLKNNRFYFWVLLFCFLPLVLVGTFPEYFYREFEIGFFLVFHNVTEIFSVIVSFSVFGLGYYSYSQSRNAHTLFLGVGFLTVGLIDFMHTLGYKGMPDFVTPNSGNKSSQFWIFSRMVTAIVLLCAIYIQPNTKYKLIKERVLVLFAFLIVGVIFLLVIFFNEWIPDTYVQGKGLTPFKKNAEFVIIGILFLSLLLYRRASFYTSRRQLQYYLSAFIVCIFSEMVFVFYTSVYDVYNVVGHLYKIVAFYLIYKAVFIAAINDPYEKLIEANQLLSEEIEENKTYSEMIKKSLREKENLIAEIFHRTKNSIQLVRSILMIQASDFPDDKNIQSIVEDTSIKIQTMSLVHDHLYANQDLSEIKVSAYLESLAEMVKQAYPPVGTDVKINFQVGEGALLLDTAVPLGLIFTEILSNSFKYAFRNQKLGEVLIRFSFEGSVCHFEYRDNGVGLPDGFNLEKQKKLGLSLAKIIAEKQMGGTLSIDGTQGFQLKLTFPSDLYKRRV